A genomic stretch from Hermetia illucens chromosome 7, iHerIll2.2.curated.20191125, whole genome shotgun sequence includes:
- the LOC119660953 gene encoding transcription initiation factor TFIID subunit 3 isoform X2, with amino-acid sequence MEEYTKKVLRIVVAQICQAIGWHTIQSTPLELLTDILHKYTQELAVRSFRYTQLYSRTEANLDDVGLAFRDLGVNIPDLLEYINNVDSVPCAVDVPHYPVRKESSLNLLKPGSKEVITRPVHIHEHLPPIFPEKEDDTEISTELTTSVANPMTTTTDPSTVITDITNTTANSTNIANNSKVIFKKPDASELAQPLKKSRVLNEDEGRPTREISSVMMTSSGFISPAREGKLPDSKTPMIPEYKSQRLATPPPPVLPTIPERVAAVSTVTASPTTGSDLKPEKRQKRQKNINAGLANSEAKEQRKLERHKAKMKKRGELLAYVEKTRNTNKKTRAKETKAKHHPVHPLGGSPTKSPQPTLEPSSVTNLEALPPVSLPADLTIKSEKVPVGSPCNVNLPTSALGTSLSTSITTVEVKPNIMDGDAVKLKSEPDKQKYNIFKKISSKKCRDDTQKGSLNINNALHHSIYSGFPPLPESTTIRPIPPQRSSSPPHTDPNVIVVDDDTPPRSSSPLGLSSTQILPIPSLLPGTTVTASPGLLSPFLDKSLLKLSPASAKKQSRKPRSKKQQQILVEQSAPLNLSNEVVSQPPISLKTPRKRQAKVGRPSKRSVLSMASGVSDIPPNPAFPTLPAQPRLCSDSLKRDDISPLNIFKDNQFLSGVQRYPIINPFHLLAGPGLIPSNNFMHPFGFPNPFNYSDFMGLRPPMRPPKVEESLTPPPLALPPDLESSVYCNVPPLVPDSLKHQLSPALISKGNKSSSSATFGVESPAAGGSFSSLKTANSKSESHNLKDSSLLTKLFDAPIEISDDEKSVSKSDTEQDKSTLPDFPLSGRNNTDSTVNASSTENVSGAHQHHYSPSKSITSTSQRSDTDGVKIGANDESDNMVIDSDHGDAETSEKISSLNEEMPNSLLSRGEKKRDREHKKGKRGKDGKIKKKKDKKDKSKNKEKAEKRKEEKKEKDRSKKKKEKRKDKLRVNPAALIYNDISDDGLVVGATTAKGPISLSGPNENQIAQQQPQQSDQQTTVPTVPSVTPVSSTVPKLTLKFGSPQSIASDDSPEIRKLNSKSSNGGDESTDNLCIDDRRESSPELARISPLVTRPPKQKTSSREKNSDGEQTASTVAAGSSASSSTSALTTSGGTVVPRGPGRPSKNQNSAASAVAAAALVSQAMLTTSTASGANSTPTAATSGTGSDSSSLTGNSDSKASMNPQLNDRNATSGGSSGPIINSSNGGNNISLRSSTKGTNASSNNPIGSAGNKGASAESIDAEGNQVWICPACGRVDDGTPMIGCDGCDAWYHWVCVGIQVPPDEREDWYCRVCIAKKQEANGSDKKKKRKKKNKTN; translated from the exons ATGGAAGAGTacacaaaaaaagttttacGTATTGTTGTCGCGCAAATTTGCCAAGCAATAGGTTGGCATACGATCCAATCCACTCCGCTGGAGCTCCTTACAGACATTTTGCATAAATATACACAGGAGTTGGCAGTGCGGAGTTTCCGATACACGCAGCTTT ACAGTCGGACTGAAGCCAACTTGGATGACGTTGGATTGGCTTTCCGTGATTTGGGCGTCAACATTCCAGACCTGCTCGAGTACATAAACAATGTGGATTCGGTACCCTGTGCCGTCGATGTACCGCATTACCCCGTCCGGAAAGAATCTAGCCTGAACCTGTTAAAGCCAGGCAGTAAGGAGGTGATTACCCGACCGGTACACATACACGAGCACTTGCCTCCGATTTTTCCAGAGAAGGAGG ATGATACCGAAATATCAACGGAGCTGACTACTTCCGTCGCGAATCCAATGACCACAACTACTGATCCATCTACGGTTATCACGGACATAACAAATACCACCGCGAATTCCACCAACATTGCTAACAACAGCAAAGTGATCTTCAAAAAACCGGATGCATCAGAGTTAGCTCAGCCTCTAAAAAAATCTCGTGTTTTAAATGAGGATGAGGGTCGTCCGACTCGCGAAATAAGTAGCGTAATGATGACTTCCTCTGGTTTCATCTCACCAGCTCGTGAAGGCAAGCTGCCCGATTCGAAAACACCTATGATACCAG AGTACAAGTCGCAGCGGTTAGCGACCCCTCCACCGCCAGTGCTTCCTACTATCCCCGAGCGCGTTGCAGCCGTGAGTACCGTAACCGCTTCTCCCACAACTGGTTCAGACTTAAAGCCCGAAAAGAGGCAGAAACGCCAGAAAAATATAAATGCGGGATTGGCTAATTCTGAAGCGAAGGAGCAACGCAAATTGGAACGCCACAAAGCAAAAATGAAGAAACGTGGCGAATTGCTGGCATATGTTGAGAAAACGCGCAATACAAACAAAAAGACGAGAGCCAAAGAGACTAAGGCGAAACATCATCCTGTACATCCGTTAGGCGGATCCCCGACAAAGTCACCCCAACCTACGTTGGAACCTTCATCAGTTACTAATTTGGAGGCACTCCCACCAGTTTCCCTTCCAGCAGATCTAACCATTAAATCCGAAAAAGTGCCGGTTGGCTCGCCTTGTAATGTGAATTTACCAACAAGTGCTCTGGGTACGAGTTTGTCCACTTCAATTACTACCGTAGAAGTAAAGCCGAATATAATGGACGGTGACGCAGTGAAACTCAAATCCGAACCAGACAAacagaaatataatattttcaagaaaatttcatcaaaaaaaTGTCGTGATGATACCCAAAAAGGCTCGTTGAATATTAATAATGCCCTACACCACAGTATCTACAGTGGCTTCCCGCCCCTACCTGAGTCAACGACAATTCGACCCATACCGCCGCAAAGATCAAGCTCACCACCGCACACGGATCCAAATGTtattgttgttgatgatgatacaccACCGCGATCATCCTCGCCGTTAGGGTTATCAAGCACTCAAATACTTCCCATTCCCTCCCTGCTACCTGGCACTACTGTAACGGCATCCCCCGGTCTTCTTTCACCTTTCTTGGATAAATCACTTTTGAAATTGTCACCGGCGTCGGCGAAAAAGCAGTCGCGAAAGCCTAGAAGtaaaaaacagcaacaaattcTGGTTGAGCAGTCAGCTCCTCTAAACCTATCCAATGAGGTGGTAAGTCAGCCGCCGATATCACTTAAAACGCCAAGGAAACGACAAGCCAAAGTTGGACGACCAAGCAAACGTTCAGTTCTCAGTATGGCAAGTGGAGTTAGTGACATTCCTCCTAATCCCGCCTTTCCTACCCTTCCAGCGCAGCCGCGTTTGTGTTCGGACAGTTTGAAACGTGACGATATATCACCGTTAAATATATTCAAAGACAATCAATTTTTATCGGGCGTGCAGCGGTACCCAATCATAAATCCATTTCATTTGCTTGCCGGCCCTGGACTAATACCAAGTAACAACTTCATGCATCCATTCGGCTTTCCAAATCCGTTCAATTACAGTGATTTCATGGGGCTCCGACCGCCAATGCGTCCGCCAAAAGTTGAAGAGTCTTTGACGCCACCACCGCTTGCATTGCCTCCTGATCTAGAAAGCAGCGTTTATTGCAATGTTCCACCACTAGTCCCTGACTCGCTAAAGCATCAATTATCACCAGCTTTGATATCGAAAGGAAATAAGTCATCTAGCTCCGCGACATTTGGGGTGGAATCGCCTGCTGCGGGTGGCTCTTTTAGTTCTTTAAAAACTGCAAATAGTAAATCTGAAAGTCACAATTTAAAAGATTCAAGCTTACTAACTAAGTTGTTTGATGCACCAATAGAAATAAGTGATGATGAGAAGTCAGTGTCGAAATCTGACACAGAGCAGGACAAATCAACGCTCCCAGATTTCCCGTTGAGCGGTCGCAACAATACCGATAGCACAGTGAATGCTTCTTCGACGGAGAATGTGTCAGGTGCCCATCAGCATCACTATAGTCCCAGCAAAAGTATAACATCAACTAGCCAACGTTCGGACACTGATGGCGTCAAGATAGGTGCAAATGATGAGTCGGACAATATGGTCATTGATAGTGATCATGGGGATGCCGAGACTAGTGAAAAAATCTCAAGTCTAAATGAAGAGATGCCCAACAGCTTGTTGAGTAGAGGGGAAAAGAAACGCGACAGAGAACATAAAAAAGGCAAAAGAGGGAAAGATGGTAAGATcaagaaaaaaaaggataaaaaagaCAAGTCAAAGAATAAAGAGAAAGCCGAAAAGCGTAAggaggaaaagaaggaaaaagatCGGagcaagaaaaagaaggaaaagcgTAAAGATAAGCTG CGAGTaaatcctgctgctttaatttaCAATGATATTTCCGATGATGGCCTAGTCGTGGGTGCAACTACAGCAAAAGGACCCATTTCATTGTCTGGCCCCAACGAAAATCAAATCGCACAACAGCAGCCACAACAAAGTGATCAACAGACAACAGTACCAACAGTTCCCAGCGTTACACCAGTATCATCAACTGTACCGAAATTAACATTAAAATTTGGTTCCCCGCAGTCTATTGCTAGTGACGATTCACCGGAAATTCGAAAGTT AAATTCGAAATCAAGTAATGGTGGCGATGAAAGTACAGATAATTTGTGCATTGATGACCGCCGTGAGTCATCGCCGGAACTAGCAAGGATATCGCCACTTGTTACGAGACCGCCAAAGCAGAAAACTTCGTCGA GAGAAAAGAACAGCGATGGCGAACAAACGGCGTCGACAGTTGCTGCTGGATCATCTGCATCATCATCGACGAGCGCATTAACCACAAGTGGTGGAACTGTTGTACCTAGAGGGCCAGGACGTCCATCTAAAAATCAAAATTCTGCCGCATCAGCGGTCGCTGCTGCAGCCCTTGTATCTCAAGCGATGCTAACTACAAGCACAGCATCCGGTGCGAATAGCACTCCTACGGCTGCTACATCTGGGACAGGTTCAGATTCATCTAGCCTGACCGGCAACTCTGATAGCAAAGCATCTATGAACCCACAATTGAACGATCGTAATGCTACAAGTGGAGGCAGTAGTGGGCCGATCATCAATAGCAGTAATGGCGGTAACAATATTAGTTTGCGTTCAAGTACGAAAGGTACTAATGCATCATCGAATAATCCAATAGGTTCGGCAGGGAATAAAGGAGCCAGCGCTGAATCAATC GATGCTGAAGGAAATCAGGTTTGGATCTGCCCAGCTTGTGGTCGAGTTGATGATGGGACACCAATGATTGGCTGCGACGGGTGCGATGCTTGGTATCACTG GGTCTGCGTTGGAATCCAAGTGCCGCCTGATGAACGTGAGGACTGGTATTGTCGCGTATGCATCGCAAAGAAGCAAGAAGCGAACGGTTCGGATAAGAAGAAAAAACGTaagaaaaagaacaaaacaAACTAA